In Desulfovibrio sp. JC010, one genomic interval encodes:
- a CDS encoding NHLP family bacteriocin export ABC transporter peptidase/permease/ATPase subunit codes for MALIEGPWEKARVKTPTVIQMEAVECGAAALGIILGAYGRIVPLEELRTACGVSRDGSKASNVLKAARTYGLEARGFKKGVDGLTDMSLPMILFWNFNHFLVLEGIKGDTVFLNDPASGPRTVTREELDQSFTGVVLTFNPTDSFKKGGSSPSVIQGLSKLLEGSRKAALYILLAALFMVVPGLLMPIFLKVFVDKILMGISKDWLPPLLLGMFLAAMLQTGLTWLQQMSMLKLETKLALSGSAKLFRHILRLPMDFFHQRMPGDIQSRFSLYTKLSGLLGGQLGSTVLGMMTASFFLLVMLFYSVPLTLLGMVIAAFNLILLKIVSRKRKDLSLRLSQDSGKLMGISMSGLQQIETLKASGQENDFFNQWAGYQAKTVNSSQKLALTSQLISVIPSVLGYINSAAILGVGALLVMDGQMTVGMLVAFQALMHGFMGPVQSMVGLGGQLQSVGADLTRLKDVFSNPCDPFLSKQLANEEKPEGPGVSDVRGRLEFKDITFGYSKLGPPLITNFSLDVPAGSRIALVGGSGSGKSTLAKLVTGLESPWSGQILLDGIPIEEYGRDVFTDSVALVDQDISMFEGTVRDNLTMWDASVPEEQMVRAAKDGCIHEVITARPGGYAAKLSEGGSNLSGGQKQRLEIARALVGNPKLLIMDEATSALDAETEKLVDQNIRKRGCTCLIIAHRLSTIRDADLIVALQGGREMERGTYAELMDRDGFFARLVNRS; via the coding sequence ATGGCTTTAATTGAAGGGCCGTGGGAAAAGGCCAGAGTAAAGACCCCAACAGTAATCCAAATGGAGGCCGTGGAATGCGGAGCCGCCGCACTGGGAATAATCCTCGGGGCTTACGGCAGGATCGTGCCTCTTGAAGAATTGCGCACGGCCTGCGGGGTTTCACGGGACGGCAGCAAGGCCTCTAATGTGCTTAAGGCGGCCCGCACTTATGGATTGGAGGCCCGTGGTTTTAAAAAAGGGGTGGACGGGTTGACTGATATGTCCCTGCCCATGATTCTGTTCTGGAATTTCAACCATTTTCTAGTTCTTGAAGGCATCAAGGGCGATACGGTCTTTCTGAATGATCCGGCCAGCGGTCCTCGTACTGTTACCCGCGAGGAATTGGACCAGTCATTCACCGGGGTGGTGCTGACATTTAATCCCACTGATTCTTTTAAAAAGGGGGGCAGTAGCCCCAGCGTGATTCAGGGATTGTCCAAGCTTCTGGAAGGAAGCCGCAAAGCTGCGCTTTATATTCTGCTGGCCGCACTGTTTATGGTTGTTCCCGGATTGCTCATGCCCATATTTCTGAAGGTCTTTGTGGATAAAATCCTGATGGGAATTTCCAAGGACTGGCTGCCGCCCTTGCTGCTGGGCATGTTCCTTGCCGCCATGCTGCAAACCGGGCTTACCTGGCTGCAACAGATGTCCATGCTCAAGCTTGAAACCAAACTGGCCTTAAGCGGTTCGGCAAAGCTTTTCCGTCATATTCTGCGGTTGCCCATGGATTTTTTCCATCAGCGCATGCCCGGCGATATTCAAAGCAGATTCAGCCTGTACACAAAACTTTCCGGTTTGCTGGGCGGACAACTGGGCAGCACTGTGCTTGGAATGATGACCGCTTCATTTTTCCTGCTGGTAATGCTTTTTTACAGTGTTCCGCTGACCCTGCTGGGTATGGTCATTGCCGCTTTCAACCTGATCCTGCTGAAAATCGTATCCCGCAAGCGCAAGGATTTAAGTTTGCGGCTCAGTCAGGACAGCGGCAAGCTCATGGGTATTTCCATGAGCGGATTGCAGCAGATTGAAACCCTGAAGGCTTCGGGACAGGAGAACGACTTTTTCAACCAATGGGCCGGATATCAGGCCAAAACAGTCAACAGTTCCCAAAAACTGGCCCTGACCAGCCAGCTGATTTCAGTGATTCCAAGCGTGCTGGGCTATATCAACAGCGCGGCAATCCTTGGAGTCGGTGCCCTGCTGGTCATGGACGGGCAGATGACCGTGGGTATGCTGGTGGCTTTTCAGGCTCTGATGCACGGTTTCATGGGGCCGGTACAAAGCATGGTCGGCCTTGGGGGGCAGCTGCAAAGCGTAGGTGCGGACCTGACCCGTTTGAAAGATGTGTTCTCCAATCCATGCGATCCATTTTTGAGCAAACAGCTTGCCAATGAGGAGAAACCGGAAGGCCCCGGTGTCTCGGATGTGCGCGGACGGCTGGAGTTCAAGGATATCACTTTCGGCTATTCCAAACTTGGACCGCCGCTGATCACAAATTTCAGCCTTGATGTGCCTGCGGGCTCAAGGATTGCCCTTGTGGGCGGTTCCGGATCCGGCAAATCCACCCTTGCCAAGCTGGTCACCGGGCTTGAAAGTCCGTGGTCCGGGCAAATCCTGCTCGACGGGATACCCATTGAAGAGTACGGACGGGACGTTTTCACGGACAGTGTGGCCCTTGTGGATCAGGATATTTCAATGTTCGAAGGAACGGTGCGCGATAACCTGACCATGTGGGATGCCAGCGTTCCCGAAGAACAGATGGTCCGCGCGGCCAAGGACGGGTGTATTCATGAGGTGATTACCGCAAGGCCGGGCGGCTATGCGGCCAAGCTTTCAGAGGGCGGAAGCAATTTAAGCGGCGGCCAGAAACAACGCCTTGAAATCGCGCGGGCTCTGGTGGGCAATCCCAAGCTGCTGATCATGGACGAGGCCACCAG